The proteins below are encoded in one region of Acidithiobacillus ferrooxidans ATCC 23270:
- a CDS encoding LysR family transcriptional regulator produces the protein MNSEKPDPALLLIWAQAARSGNLHAAADLLFMTQPAVSHRLKQLQEWVGEPLYRRNRRGIEPSETGLWLLRIAEQIEAALAEARALRGDTRELLRGSLALVASHSNAETLLPRAIADFRARYPGVALRLVTTNSRRAISMRDQADLIFVEDDAALSGATDWTQETLVETEIVALVPDRHPWLGRSEPLSLSSLAEETLVWREEGSGIRNHVMQAFQKQGIYPEIRYELSGLAAVRDAVRCGLGVGFVSALNSAGQRPGIATLTTTPVIRHKLSVLHRRAPSHSAKAFLALLQHMVTRENAG, from the coding sequence ATGAATTCGGAAAAACCAGACCCGGCCCTGCTGTTGATCTGGGCGCAAGCGGCCCGCTCAGGAAATCTGCACGCCGCCGCCGATTTGCTTTTCATGACCCAACCGGCCGTGTCCCATCGCCTCAAACAGTTGCAGGAATGGGTAGGGGAACCTTTGTATCGACGCAATCGTCGCGGTATCGAGCCGAGTGAGACCGGGCTATGGCTCTTGCGGATCGCAGAGCAGATCGAAGCGGCTTTGGCGGAAGCTCGGGCGTTGCGAGGGGATACCCGGGAGTTGTTGCGGGGATCTCTTGCCCTGGTGGCTAGCCACAGCAATGCCGAGACCCTCCTGCCACGGGCCATCGCCGATTTTCGTGCCCGCTATCCTGGGGTTGCCTTGCGCCTGGTCACCACCAACAGTCGTCGGGCCATATCCATGCGTGACCAAGCGGATCTGATTTTTGTGGAAGACGACGCAGCATTATCCGGCGCCACCGACTGGACGCAGGAAACACTAGTGGAAACGGAGATCGTGGCGCTGGTCCCCGATCGACATCCATGGCTGGGACGATCCGAGCCTCTTTCCCTTTCATCCCTTGCCGAGGAAACCCTGGTTTGGCGGGAAGAAGGTTCGGGCATTCGTAACCATGTGATGCAAGCTTTTCAGAAACAGGGGATTTATCCTGAGATCCGGTATGAATTGAGCGGTCTTGCTGCCGTCCGCGACGCGGTGCGATGCGGGCTGGGGGTCGGTTTTGTCTCCGCACTCAACAGCGCCGGCCAACGGCCTGGCATTGCGACACTGACTACTACGCCCGTTATCCGCCACAAACTTTCGGTGCTGCACCGGCGTGCGCCAAGTCATAGCGCCAAGGCGTTCCTCGCGCTACTACAGCATATGGTGACGAGAGAAAATGCCGGGTAA
- the ribB gene encoding 3,4-dihydroxy-2-butanone-4-phosphate synthase encodes MSVQTTMLLKSDVAVARPEWQRALEAIRAGRPVILLDDSDRENEGDLIVAAERLTVATMAMLIRECSGIVCLCLTPEHVARLDLPPMVQQNESRFGTAFTVSIEAREGVTTGVSAADRVTTIRAAIASGARPWDIARPGHIFPLCAHPEGVLGRRGHTEGSVDLARLAGLEPAAVLCELMNPDGSMAKGDDIVRFAVRHDLPVITIEDIVALRLQEKKTPILL; translated from the coding sequence ATGTCTGTTCAAACTACCATGTTGTTGAAGAGTGATGTTGCTGTAGCCCGCCCGGAGTGGCAGCGGGCACTCGAGGCCATTCGTGCCGGCCGCCCGGTTATTCTCCTGGATGATTCCGATCGGGAAAACGAAGGTGACCTTATTGTCGCTGCCGAACGTCTGACCGTGGCGACCATGGCGATGTTGATCCGTGAGTGCAGCGGAATCGTGTGCTTGTGCCTTACCCCGGAGCATGTGGCCCGCTTGGATTTGCCGCCCATGGTGCAACAGAACGAAAGCCGCTTCGGTACTGCCTTCACGGTTTCCATAGAGGCTCGGGAAGGGGTGACCACCGGGGTATCGGCAGCGGATCGTGTGACTACCATTCGGGCGGCTATCGCGTCCGGCGCCCGGCCCTGGGATATCGCCCGTCCCGGCCATATCTTTCCGTTGTGTGCGCATCCGGAGGGGGTATTAGGCAGGCGCGGGCATACGGAAGGTTCCGTTGATCTGGCGCGACTGGCGGGCCTGGAACCTGCAGCGGTGCTCTGCGAGTTGATGAATCCGGACGGCAGCATGGCCAAGGGAGACGATATTGTCCGTTTCGCAGTCCGGCACGACCTGCCGGTCATTACCATAGAGGATATAGTGGCATTGCGCCTGCAAGAGAAAAAAACCCCGATTTTGTTGTGA